ACGATGAGGCTGCCGGGCCGGAACGCCTCGAGATCGGACGACTTGAGGTACACCAGCGGATTGTTCGGATCCTGCAGCGTGCAGTTCACGACGATGTCGCTCTCGGCCAGGAACGGCGCGAGCGGAACGCGGCCGTCCTCGGTGATCACCTCGCTCACGTACGGGCCGTCGTGGTCGAACTGGAACATCTGCGTGGCATGGATGGGGGCGGCCACCGATGCCGTGTCGCGGTTGGTGAGCACGCGCACCTCGTGCACGCCGTGCGCGCGCAGCGCGGTCACCGCGCCGCGCGCCGTCGCGCCGAAGCCGATCACCACGGCGGTGAGCCGTCGGCCGTAGTCGCCGGTGGAGCCGCACAGTTGCAGCGCGTGCATCACCGAGCAGTAGCCGGCGATCTCGTTGTTCTTGTGGAAGACGTGGAGCCCGAACGTGCCGTCGCTGCCCCAGTGGTTCATCGCCTCGAAGGCGATGACCGACAGGCGCTTGTCCAGGGCGAACTGGGTCATCACCTCGTCCTGCACGAGATGCGGCCACCCCCACAGCACCTGCCCGTCGCGCATCGCGCGGAGGTCCTGATGCTGGGGTTTGGGCAGCAGCAGCACATCGGCCGCCGCGATGACTGCGCCCCGGTCCAGGACCCCGCCGACCAGCGGGCGCAGCTCGTCGTCGGAGATGCCGAAGCGCAGCGCATACCCGGTCTCGAGCAGGATCGACCTGCGCAGATCGTCGGGGATCCGCTCGAGATGCCCGGGATGGATCGGGACTCGGCGCTCCGCCGGCTTGAGCGAGGCGCCGAGCACGCCCAAGGTCAGTGGAGCCTGCGAGGACATGCCGTCTTCTTCCCGTCGCGGGGGCCGAACGGGCTCCGTGCATCCGACGCTATCAGCGCCGGCGGGCTACTCCCCCGCGAGACCGCCGAGGAGGTGGCCGAACGAGCGGCCCTCGCCCAGGTAGTTCGCCGGATCGAACGGGTCGTCGGTCTGCACGGGCGCACGTCGCGACATGGCCTCCGCCAGTTCCCGCGCGCCGCGCTCGATCCGCTCGCCGAGCGGCGCGACCTGGTCACCGGAGGCGCCCCAGTCACTGGATGCCGCGAAGACTCCCGTCGAGACCGGCTCGGCGTGCAGATACGTGAACAGGGGCCGGATCGCGTAGTCGATCGCCAACGAGTGGCGCGCCGTCCCGGCGTTCGCCCCGATGAGCACGGGCTTTCCAGCCAGCGCATCGGGGTCGAGGATGTCGATGAATGACTTGAACAGCCCCGAGTAGCTCG
This portion of the Microbacterium pygmaeum genome encodes:
- a CDS encoding N(5)-(carboxyethyl)ornithine synthase, coding for MSSQAPLTLGVLGASLKPAERRVPIHPGHLERIPDDLRRSILLETGYALRFGISDDELRPLVGGVLDRGAVIAAADVLLLPKPQHQDLRAMRDGQVLWGWPHLVQDEVMTQFALDKRLSVIAFEAMNHWGSDGTFGLHVFHKNNEIAGYCSVMHALQLCGSTGDYGRRLTAVVIGFGATARGAVTALRAHGVHEVRVLTNRDTASVAAPIHATQMFQFDHDGPYVSEVITEDGRVPLAPFLAESDIVVNCTLQDPNNPLVYLKSSDLEAFRPGSLIVDVSCDEGMGFEWAVPTSFADPMFTVGGSINYYAVDHSPSYLWNSASWEISDALLSFLPTVLAGPTAWTQNETIARAIEVSDGIVRNPAILQFQNRSAEPPYAAV
- a CDS encoding FMN reductase codes for the protein MTARRIAVISAGLSNPSSTRLLADRLSSATVTALRQAQGPLEAGKETDTEVDVFELRDYAHDITNNLLTGFAPPALETMINAVVSADAVIAVTPIFSTSYSGLFKSFIDILDPDALAGKPVLIGANAGTARHSLAIDYAIRPLFTYLHAEPVSTGVFAASSDWGASGDQVAPLGERIERGARELAEAMSRRAPVQTDDPFDPANYLGEGRSFGHLLGGLAGE